A genomic window from Pseudocitrobacter corydidari includes:
- the dnaC gene encoding DNA replication protein DnaC, with protein MKNVGDLMQRLQKMMPANVKPAFTTGEELLAWQKEQGKIRAAALERENRAMKMQRTFNRSGIRPLHQNCSFDNYRVENEGQMNALSKARQYVEEFDGNIASFIFSGKPGTGKNHLAAAICNELLLRGKSVLIITVADIMSAMKDTFSNRETSEEQLLNDLSQVDLLVIDEIGVQTESRYEKVIINQIVDRRSSSKRPTGMLTNSNMDEMNKLLGERVMDRMRLGNSLWVIFNWDSYRSRVTGKEY; from the coding sequence ATGAAAAACGTTGGCGATTTAATGCAACGCCTGCAAAAGATGATGCCGGCGAACGTCAAGCCCGCCTTCACCACCGGTGAAGAGCTGCTGGCCTGGCAAAAAGAGCAGGGAAAAATCCGTGCCGCTGCGCTGGAGCGGGAAAACCGCGCCATGAAAATGCAGCGCACATTTAACCGCTCGGGCATTCGCCCGCTGCACCAGAACTGCTCGTTCGACAATTATCGTGTGGAAAACGAAGGCCAGATGAACGCGCTATCCAAAGCGCGTCAATACGTGGAAGAGTTCGATGGCAACATTGCCAGCTTTATCTTCTCCGGCAAGCCGGGTACCGGGAAAAACCATCTGGCGGCGGCCATCTGCAATGAACTGCTCCTTCGCGGGAAATCGGTGTTAATCATCACCGTTGCCGACATTATGTCGGCCATGAAGGATACCTTCAGCAATCGCGAAACCAGCGAAGAGCAACTGCTGAACGATCTCAGCCAGGTCGACCTGCTGGTGATCGACGAAATCGGCGTGCAAACGGAGTCGCGCTACGAGAAAGTGATCATCAACCAGATTGTCGATCGTCGCTCTTCTTCCAAACGCCCTACCGGTATGCTCACCAACAGCAATATGGATGAGATGAATAAATTGCTGGGTGAACGCGTGATGGACCGTATGCGCCTTGGTAATAGTCTGTGGGTGATTTTTAACTGGGACAGCTATCGCAGCCGGGTCACCGGCAAAGAGTATTGA
- a CDS encoding threonine/serine ThrE exporter family protein, whose translation MTTEVDHNTQRGITRLCIQCGLFLLQHGAESALVDELSSRLGRALGMDSVEIAISPNAIVLSTIKDGQCITSTRKNADRGINMHVVTEIQHIVIMAEHKLLDARDVAKRFTQIKPLRYPRWLVVMIVGLSCACFCKLNNGGWDGAFVTLCASTIAMYIRQVLTHRAMHPQINFCITAFAATTVSGLLLRVPAFSQTSTVAMAASVLLLVPGFPLINAVADMFKGHINTGLARWAIASLLTLATCVGVVMAMTVWGLRGWV comes from the coding sequence ATGACCACGGAAGTAGATCACAATACCCAGCGAGGCATTACGCGGCTCTGTATTCAGTGCGGCCTTTTTCTGCTTCAGCACGGCGCGGAAAGCGCGCTGGTTGATGAGCTGTCGTCACGCTTAGGCCGCGCGTTGGGAATGGACAGCGTCGAGATAGCGATATCACCGAATGCCATTGTTTTATCGACGATTAAAGACGGGCAATGTATTACCTCGACGCGTAAAAATGCCGATCGCGGCATCAACATGCACGTCGTCACGGAGATCCAGCACATCGTCATCATGGCAGAGCACAAACTGTTGGATGCGCGCGATGTCGCCAAACGCTTCACGCAAATCAAGCCCCTGCGCTATCCGCGCTGGCTAGTGGTGATGATAGTCGGCCTCTCGTGCGCCTGTTTCTGCAAACTCAACAACGGCGGATGGGATGGCGCATTCGTCACGCTCTGCGCCAGCACCATCGCGATGTATATTCGCCAGGTCCTCACCCACCGCGCGATGCACCCGCAAATCAACTTCTGTATCACCGCCTTTGCCGCCACCACCGTCTCCGGCCTGCTGCTGCGCGTTCCCGCGTTCAGCCAAACTTCCACCGTGGCGATGGCAGCCAGCGTGCTGCTGCTGGTGCCGGGCTTCCCGCTCATTAACGCCGTAGCCGACATGTTTAAGGGCCATATCAATACCGGGTTGGCGCGCTGGGCCATTGCCAGCCTGCTGACGCTCGCCACCTGCGTGGGCGTAGTAATGGCCATGACCGTTTGGGGGCTGCGCGGATGGGTATAA
- a CDS encoding IS481 family transposase, translating to MPWDARDTMSLRSEFVLFASQDGANIRSLCRHYGISPATGYKWLRRWAEEGASGLLDRPRVPHHSPNRSPDDITDLLRIAHARHERWGARKIKRWLEDQGHRMPAFSTVHNLMARHGLLPGTAPGIPATGRFEHDAPNRLWQMDFKGHFPFGGGRCHPLTLLDDHSRFSLCLAPCTDERRETVQQQLVSVFERYGLPDRMTMDNGSPWGDTTGTWTALELWLMRQGIRVGHSRPYHPQTQGKLERFHRSLKAEVLQGKWFTDSGELQRAFDHWRTVYNLERPHEALGMAVPASRYQPSARQYSDSITPPEYDEGVMVRKVDISGKLSIKGISLKAGNAFRGERVGLKETQEDGCYEVWWYSTKVGVIDLKKKSITMGKGC from the coding sequence ATGCCCTGGGATGCGAGAGATACCATGTCATTACGTTCCGAGTTTGTTCTGTTCGCCTCACAAGACGGGGCGAACATCCGTTCCCTCTGCCGTCACTACGGCATTTCTCCCGCCACCGGTTACAAGTGGCTTCGTCGCTGGGCTGAGGAAGGCGCATCCGGTCTTCTGGACCGTCCCCGCGTACCTCATCACTCTCCCAACCGTTCTCCGGATGATATCACTGACCTGCTGCGCATCGCCCATGCCCGTCATGAGCGCTGGGGCGCCCGCAAGATAAAGCGCTGGCTCGAAGACCAGGGGCACCGTATGCCCGCCTTCAGCACCGTCCATAACCTGATGGCCCGTCACGGTCTGCTACCGGGCACGGCTCCGGGCATTCCGGCCACAGGGCGCTTCGAACATGACGCGCCGAACCGGCTCTGGCAGATGGATTTTAAGGGCCACTTCCCCTTCGGCGGGGGCCGCTGCCATCCGCTCACCCTGCTGGACGACCACTCTCGTTTCTCCCTGTGTCTGGCACCCTGCACCGATGAACGCCGTGAGACCGTGCAGCAGCAGCTGGTCAGCGTGTTTGAACGCTACGGGCTGCCAGACCGGATGACGATGGACAACGGCTCACCGTGGGGCGACACCACCGGCACCTGGACGGCACTTGAGTTGTGGCTGATGCGCCAGGGTATCCGGGTGGGGCATTCCCGGCCATACCATCCGCAGACACAGGGCAAGCTGGAACGTTTTCACCGCAGCCTGAAGGCGGAAGTACTGCAGGGTAAGTGGTTCACAGACAGCGGTGAGCTGCAGCGAGCTTTCGACCACTGGCGTACGGTGTATAACCTTGAACGGCCCCATGAAGCACTGGGTATGGCCGTTCCGGCCTCGCGGTATCAGCCGTCTGCAAGGCAGTACAGCGACAGCATTACGCCACCGGAATATGATGAAGGGGTGATGGTGAGGAAGGTCGATATCAGCGGGAAGCTGAGCATAAAAGGTATCAGTCTGAAGGCAGGCAATGCGTTCAGGGGAGAGCGGGTCGGGCTGAAGGAGACGCAGGAGGATGGCTGCTATGAAGTGTGGTGGTACAGTACGAAAGTGGGGGTGATCGACCTGAAGAAAAAGTCGATCACCATGGGTAAAGGATGTTAA
- a CDS encoding threonine/serine exporter → MGIIEFFLALVQDIILSSIPAVGFAMVFNVPHRALPWCALLGAIGHSSRFVMMTAGFNIEWATFLAAILVGSIGIRWSRWYLAHPKIFTVAAVIPMFPGISAYTAMISAVKISHLGYTEEMMIALISNFLKASSIVGALSIGLSIPGLWLYRKRPRV, encoded by the coding sequence ATGGGTATAATCGAATTTTTTCTGGCACTGGTTCAGGACATTATTCTCTCGTCCATTCCGGCGGTCGGTTTTGCGATGGTGTTCAACGTACCACACCGGGCGCTGCCGTGGTGCGCTCTGCTGGGGGCAATCGGCCACAGCTCACGTTTTGTGATGATGACCGCCGGGTTTAACATTGAGTGGGCGACGTTCCTCGCCGCGATTCTGGTGGGCAGCATCGGTATTCGCTGGTCGCGCTGGTACCTGGCGCACCCGAAGATCTTTACCGTCGCCGCCGTCATCCCCATGTTCCCTGGAATATCAGCCTATACCGCAATGATTTCGGCGGTAAAAATCAGCCATTTAGGCTACACCGAAGAGATGATGATTGCGCTCATCAGCAACTTTCTTAAGGCCTCCTCGATTGTCGGCGCGCTCTCTATCGGCCTGTCGATTCCAGGCCTGTGGCTGTATCGTAAACGCCCTCGTGTCTAA
- the dnaT gene encoding primosomal protein DnaT, whose translation MSSRILTPNVIGIDAFVADPAAILAKTEGGALAVFANNAPAFYAITPERLAQLLALEEKLARPGSDVALDTQFFEEPAPMPVAVPMGKFAMYAGWQPDAEFLRLSALWGIALSEPVTPEELASFVAYWQAEGKVFHHVQWQQKLARSVQMGRASNNGQPKRDLNSVSEPDNHIPPGFRG comes from the coding sequence ATGTCTTCTCGTATTTTGACGCCGAACGTGATTGGTATTGACGCCTTTGTCGCCGATCCTGCTGCCATTCTTGCTAAAACAGAAGGTGGTGCACTGGCCGTATTTGCGAACAATGCGCCCGCGTTCTACGCCATCACGCCGGAACGGCTGGCACAATTGTTAGCGCTGGAAGAAAAGCTCGCCCGTCCGGGCAGCGATGTGGCGCTGGATACGCAGTTCTTTGAAGAGCCTGCGCCCATGCCTGTCGCCGTGCCGATGGGCAAATTTGCCATGTACGCGGGCTGGCAGCCGGACGCTGAATTTTTACGGCTCTCCGCGCTGTGGGGAATTGCCCTCAGCGAGCCGGTCACCCCGGAAGAACTGGCTTCATTTGTCGCTTACTGGCAGGCAGAAGGGAAAGTGTTCCATCACGTGCAGTGGCAGCAAAAACTGGCGCGCAGCGTACAAATGGGCCGCGCGAGCAATAACGGCCAGCCGAAGCGCGACCTGAACAGCGTGTCCGAACCCGATAATCATATTCCCCCTGGTTTCAGAGGATGA
- a CDS encoding winged helix-turn-helix domain-containing protein translates to MKYLLADAIIYDNEDGSLSLKGEASDESQMLTSTANHIFSLLIAHHGMVVDREKFLQEVWDERGLTGSNNSLNQYISILRKLLDNMVPGTTFIVTVPKTGFMLNAEISVQPLSRESVPALPAPERAPRSRPTLAIWLGIATMIVAAICGSYISQKQSPLVTGRYLLTQIDGCPVYTFTPIADVFQKQAVALTRQIKESSGLSCLENSVFYVHIQNTLFYGDKGRLVLSQCSRSSQNTSTCSTNYFYEW, encoded by the coding sequence ATGAAATATCTGCTCGCTGACGCGATCATCTATGACAACGAAGATGGCTCGCTCTCCCTGAAGGGAGAGGCGAGTGACGAGAGTCAGATGTTGACCAGCACCGCAAACCATATCTTCAGTTTATTAATTGCCCATCATGGCATGGTGGTGGATCGCGAGAAATTTCTGCAAGAGGTGTGGGATGAGCGTGGCTTAACAGGCTCCAATAACTCACTTAATCAGTACATTAGCATCTTGCGCAAATTGCTGGATAACATGGTGCCCGGCACTACGTTTATCGTTACCGTACCGAAAACAGGTTTTATGCTGAATGCCGAGATAAGTGTGCAACCGCTCAGCCGTGAAAGCGTGCCCGCGCTTCCCGCGCCGGAACGTGCGCCGCGTTCCCGCCCGACGTTAGCCATTTGGCTGGGCATTGCCACGATGATCGTCGCGGCCATTTGCGGCAGTTATATCTCGCAAAAACAGTCACCGTTAGTGACTGGCCGCTATTTACTGACCCAGATTGATGGTTGCCCGGTTTATACTTTCACGCCGATTGCTGACGTTTTCCAGAAGCAGGCCGTGGCGCTAACCCGTCAAATCAAAGAAAGCAGCGGATTATCTTGCCTGGAAAACTCCGTATTCTATGTGCATATCCAGAACACGCTGTTTTATGGGGATAAGGGCAGACTGGTGCTTTCGCAGTGCTCACGCTCAAGCCAAAACACCAGCACCTGTAGCACCAATTACTTTTATGAGTGGTGA
- a CDS encoding DUF2501 domain-containing protein has product MKTTKSLFCGAILAGAFFATAANANSLTDTLSSAASQLGGQSSSQQSGTSLSSLTSLLNGGSQSLSSSTMNNAAGIMGYCAKEKITSVANVDNIKSQVLDKLGLDTAAEQKKDTSYMDGIQGLLNAKDGQQLNLESLGNTDLGKKVKAKACDLVLKQGVNFLS; this is encoded by the coding sequence ATGAAAACGACCAAATCCCTGTTTTGCGGCGCTATCCTCGCGGGTGCCTTCTTCGCAACGGCGGCCAACGCCAATTCCCTGACCGATACCCTGAGCAGTGCAGCCAGCCAGCTGGGCGGCCAGAGCAGCAGCCAGCAGAGCGGCACATCGCTCTCTTCATTAACCAGCCTGCTGAATGGCGGTTCGCAGTCACTGAGCTCGAGCACCATGAATAACGCGGCGGGCATTATGGGTTACTGTGCAAAAGAGAAAATCACCTCGGTTGCCAACGTCGATAACATCAAATCTCAGGTGCTGGATAAACTGGGTCTGGACACTGCCGCTGAGCAGAAAAAAGACACCAGCTATATGGACGGCATCCAGGGCCTGCTGAATGCAAAAGATGGCCAGCAGCTGAATCTTGAAAGCCTGGGCAATACCGATCTGGGTAAAAAAGTGAAAGCTAAAGCCTGCGATCTGGTGCTGAAACAGGGTGTGAACTTCCTCTCCTGA
- the tsr gene encoding methyl-accepting chemotaxis protein: MLKRIKIVTSLVLVLVLFGLLQLTSGGLFFNALKNDKENFTVLQTVRQQQSGLNGSWVALLQTRNTLNRAGIRYMMDQNNIGSGATVAELMQVAQKSLSDAEKRWAEYEAMPRDPRQSESAALEIKRNYDIYHSALAELIQLLGAGKINDFFDQPTQGYQDRFEQAYVDYLQQNDRLYDLAVADNNRSYDQAMWILAGVMIAVLLAIAIVWFGIRKTLILPLQSLIESIRHIAGGDLVRRIDVEGRNEMGQLASTLRHMQGELARTVGEVRNGADAIYSGASEIAMGNNDLSSRTEQQAASLEETAASMEELTATVKQNAENARQASNLALSASETAQKGGKVVDNVVQTMRDITASSQKIADIISVIDGIAFQTNILALNAAVEAARAGEQGRGFAVVAGEVRNLAQRSAQAAREIKSLIEDSVSRVDLGSTLVESAGETMDEIVNAVTRVTDIMGEIASASDEQSRGIDQVGLAVSEMDRVTQQNASLVEESAAAAAALEEQASRLTQAVAVFHIQQEKALQEKAEERVVAVKPVQRKAAATDAGENWETF; this comes from the coding sequence ATGTTAAAACGTATCAAGATCGTGACCAGCTTAGTGCTGGTTTTGGTGTTATTTGGACTATTACAACTCACGTCGGGCGGGCTGTTCTTCAACGCGCTCAAAAACGACAAGGAAAACTTCACCGTTCTACAAACCGTTCGCCAGCAGCAGTCTGGCCTCAACGGCAGCTGGGTGGCTTTGCTGCAAACCCGCAATACCTTAAACCGCGCCGGGATCCGCTACATGATGGATCAGAACAATATCGGCAGCGGCGCGACGGTGGCGGAACTGATGCAGGTTGCGCAGAAATCGCTGAGTGATGCGGAAAAGCGTTGGGCCGAGTATGAAGCAATGCCGCGTGACCCGCGTCAGAGCGAGTCGGCGGCGCTGGAAATCAAACGCAACTACGACATCTACCACAGTGCGCTGGCCGAGCTGATTCAGCTACTGGGCGCGGGCAAAATCAACGACTTCTTCGACCAGCCAACTCAAGGCTATCAGGACAGGTTTGAGCAGGCGTATGTCGATTATCTGCAACAGAACGATCGTTTATACGATTTGGCCGTCGCCGATAACAACCGTTCATACGATCAAGCGATGTGGATCTTAGCCGGTGTCATGATTGCCGTACTGCTGGCGATTGCGATCGTCTGGTTTGGCATTCGTAAAACCCTGATCCTGCCGCTGCAAAGCCTGATTGAAAGCATTCGCCATATTGCCGGGGGCGATCTTGTTCGTCGCATTGATGTAGAAGGGCGCAACGAAATGGGGCAACTGGCCAGCACGCTACGTCATATGCAGGGCGAACTGGCGCGCACCGTCGGTGAAGTACGCAACGGCGCGGACGCGATTTATAGCGGCGCGAGCGAGATTGCGATGGGCAATAACGATCTCTCTTCACGTACTGAACAGCAGGCCGCTTCGCTGGAAGAGACCGCTGCCAGTATGGAAGAGCTAACTGCTACCGTGAAGCAGAACGCCGAGAACGCCCGTCAGGCGAGCAACCTTGCGCTGAGCGCCTCGGAGACGGCGCAGAAGGGCGGTAAAGTAGTAGATAACGTGGTGCAAACCATGCGTGACATTACCGCCAGTTCGCAGAAGATTGCCGATATTATCAGCGTAATCGACGGTATTGCCTTCCAGACCAACATTCTGGCGCTCAACGCGGCGGTCGAAGCGGCGCGAGCAGGCGAGCAGGGGCGTGGTTTTGCGGTAGTAGCGGGGGAAGTGCGTAATCTGGCCCAGCGCAGCGCGCAGGCGGCCCGCGAAATTAAGAGCCTGATTGAAGACTCGGTAAGCCGTGTTGATTTGGGTTCGACGCTGGTGGAAAGCGCCGGGGAAACCATGGATGAGATTGTGAATGCGGTGACCCGCGTGACCGACATTATGGGCGAGATTGCGTCGGCGTCTGATGAGCAGAGCCGCGGTATCGACCAGGTTGGGCTGGCGGTGTCGGAGATGGACCGCGTTACTCAACAGAACGCCTCGCTGGTGGAAGAGTCCGCCGCAGCGGCTGCGGCGCTGGAAGAACAGGCCAGCAGGCTGACCCAGGCGGTGGCGGTGTTCCATATCCAGCAGGAAAAAGCGCTTCAGGAGAAAGCGGAAGAGCGCGTGGTAGCGGTGAAGCCGGTGCAACGCAAAGCTGCGGCGACGGATGCCGGGGAGAACTGGGAGACGTTTTAA
- a CDS encoding helix-turn-helix transcriptional regulator → MMITALTLAEPRYQVRVLSNNYFFWLGVKNLVRQQGKPTADIQWVKENNDGQQRLLCQEIYATPIAQKWLVFTESEQVDNLSVMLPDDRVNILSDRLAMTELQEQLKNPTFSRRRRDKQLTRSEARVCSLIRQGFTLVRIAQILNKSPKTIYTHKRNAMDKFHCDTLVEFNRKMNLMEQQALYN, encoded by the coding sequence ATGATGATAACCGCATTAACTCTGGCAGAACCCCGCTATCAGGTCCGGGTTCTGAGTAACAATTATTTCTTTTGGCTGGGCGTGAAAAACCTGGTACGTCAGCAGGGAAAACCAACCGCTGATATTCAGTGGGTAAAAGAGAACAACGACGGCCAGCAGCGTTTACTGTGCCAGGAAATTTATGCCACTCCGATTGCGCAAAAGTGGCTGGTCTTTACGGAAAGTGAGCAGGTAGACAACCTGAGCGTGATGCTGCCGGATGACCGGGTGAACATTCTTTCCGATCGTCTGGCAATGACGGAGCTGCAAGAACAGCTGAAAAATCCCACGTTCAGCCGCCGCCGCCGCGATAAACAACTCACCCGCTCTGAAGCGCGCGTCTGCTCGCTGATCCGTCAGGGCTTTACGCTGGTGCGGATTGCGCAAATCCTCAATAAGTCGCCGAAAACGATTTATACCCATAAGCGCAACGCAATGGATAAATTCCACTGCGATACGCTGGTAGAGTTCAACCGCAAAATGAATTTGATGGAACAGCAGGCCCTGTACAACTAA
- a CDS encoding Ldh family oxidoreductase, which translates to METVTLSLDEAYALAYHALSSNGFSEQHAAVIAQNVTAGERDGCASHGLWRLLGIVDTLRKGKVSADALPTVISQAPAIVKADAHGAYSLLAFEQALPLLIEKTRQCGIAALAINRCVHFSALFADVEPLTDAGLVALATTPSHAWVAPAGGTQPLFGTNPIAFGWPRGDQHPFIFDMATSAAARGEIQLHHRAGKAIPEGWGIDSEGNATTDPQAVLEGAMLTFGGHKGSALAAMVELLAGPLIGDMTSAESLAWDNGAGGLPYGGELILALDPTRFLGEDASAHLVRAETLFSGMQAQGARLPGERRYLSRLNSEKQGVAITQSLYDDIRALSA; encoded by the coding sequence ATGGAAACAGTAACCCTCTCTCTGGATGAGGCTTACGCGCTGGCGTATCACGCGCTCAGCAGTAATGGATTCAGTGAGCAACATGCGGCGGTGATTGCGCAAAACGTCACTGCCGGTGAACGTGACGGCTGCGCATCGCACGGCCTTTGGCGATTATTGGGCATTGTCGACACGTTGCGTAAAGGAAAGGTGTCAGCTGATGCGCTGCCTACGGTGATTTCTCAGGCTCCGGCGATTGTCAAAGCGGATGCGCATGGCGCGTACTCGCTGCTGGCCTTTGAGCAAGCGCTGCCGCTGTTGATTGAGAAAACGCGTCAGTGTGGGATTGCGGCGCTGGCGATCAATCGCTGTGTACACTTCTCCGCCTTGTTTGCCGACGTAGAACCGCTGACCGATGCCGGGCTGGTGGCGCTGGCGACCACCCCAAGCCACGCCTGGGTTGCACCCGCAGGCGGCACGCAGCCGCTTTTTGGTACTAACCCGATAGCCTTTGGCTGGCCGCGCGGCGATCAGCATCCGTTTATTTTTGATATGGCGACGAGCGCGGCGGCGCGCGGTGAAATTCAACTGCATCATCGTGCCGGGAAAGCGATCCCTGAAGGCTGGGGCATCGACAGCGAGGGCAACGCCACCACCGATCCACAGGCGGTGCTGGAGGGCGCGATGCTTACCTTTGGCGGGCATAAAGGTTCAGCGCTGGCGGCCATGGTTGAGCTGCTCGCCGGGCCGCTGATTGGCGATATGACCAGCGCGGAATCTCTGGCGTGGGATAACGGCGCAGGCGGCCTGCCGTACGGTGGCGAATTGATTCTGGCGCTTGACCCGACGCGCTTCCTCGGCGAGGACGCCAGCGCCCATCTGGTGCGGGCCGAAACGTTATTCAGCGGTATGCAGGCGCAGGGCGCGCGGTTACCGGGCGAGCGTCGATATTTATCGCGGCTAAACAGTGAAAAGCAGGGCGTGGCGATCACCCAGTCGCTGTACGATGATATCCGTGCGTTAAGCGCTTGA
- the opgB gene encoding phosphatidylglycerol--membrane-oligosaccharide glycerophosphotransferase, with translation MSELLSLALFLASVAIYALKAGRNTWWFAATLIVLGFFVVLNITLYASDYFTGDGINDAVLYTLTNSLTGAGVSKYILPGIGLVLGLVAVFGTLGWLLRRRRHHPHHFGYSLLALVLAVGSVDASPAFRQISELVKSQSRDGDPDFSIYYKEPAKSIPQPKLNLVYIYGESLERTYFDNEAFPDLAPELGALKNDSIDFSHTMQLPGTDYTIAGMVASQCGIPLFAPFEGNASASLSSFFPQNICLGDILKNSGYENYFVQGANLRFAGKDVFLKSHGFDNLYGSEELKATVDDPNYRNDWGFYDDTVLDEAWKKFETLSKEGKRFSLFTLTVDTHHPDGFISRSCSRKSYEIGGKANQSFSAVSCSQQNIAEFINRIKASPYFKNTVIVVSSDHLAMKNTAWDYLNKQDRNNLFFVLRGDQPQQEVMAQKRNTMDNGATVLDILGGDNFIGLGRSSLSGESLSTIFLNMKEKVLAWKPDIIRLWNFPKEMKDFTIDSQKNMIAFSGSHFRLPLLLRVSEKRVEPLPESEYSAPLRYQLADFAPRDNFVWIDRCYKMGQLWAPEFALSTDWCVSQGQLGGEQKVQHVDKAQWKGKTAFKDTVIDMTRYNGNVDTLKVVDNDIRYKADSFIFNVAGAPEEVKQFSGISRPEAWGRWSNAQLGNEVKIEYQHPLPKKFDLVITAKAFGQNADKPIPVRVGNSEQTLTLGHDVTTTTLHFDNPAQANTLVIVPPAPESTNEGNILGHSPRQLGIGMVEIKVVEAQG, from the coding sequence GTGTCAGAGTTGCTCTCCCTTGCTCTTTTTCTTGCCTCCGTGGCGATTTACGCCCTGAAGGCAGGCCGCAATACGTGGTGGTTCGCCGCTACGCTGATTGTTTTGGGATTTTTTGTCGTACTCAACATTACGCTCTACGCCAGCGACTATTTCACCGGCGACGGCATCAATGACGCCGTACTTTACACGCTCACCAACAGCCTGACCGGCGCGGGAGTCAGTAAATACATCCTGCCAGGTATCGGCCTGGTGTTAGGGCTGGTTGCCGTATTCGGCACGCTCGGCTGGCTGTTGCGTCGCCGCCGTCATCATCCGCATCATTTTGGTTACAGCCTGCTGGCGCTGGTGCTGGCAGTGGGTTCCGTCGATGCCAGCCCTGCCTTTCGCCAGATTAGCGAGCTGGTAAAATCCCAGTCGCGCGACGGCGATCCTGATTTCTCTATCTATTACAAAGAGCCAGCCAAGAGTATTCCGCAACCAAAACTGAACCTCGTCTACATCTACGGTGAAAGCCTGGAGCGCACCTATTTTGATAACGAGGCGTTTCCGGATCTCGCGCCGGAACTTGGCGCGCTGAAAAACGACAGCATCGATTTCAGCCACACCATGCAGTTGCCGGGCACCGACTACACCATTGCCGGGATGGTCGCGTCACAATGTGGCATTCCGCTGTTCGCACCGTTTGAAGGCAACGCTTCCGCATCGCTCTCCAGCTTCTTCCCGCAGAATATCTGCCTTGGCGATATCCTGAAAAACTCCGGCTATGAAAACTATTTCGTGCAGGGCGCGAACCTGCGCTTCGCCGGGAAAGATGTGTTCCTGAAGTCGCACGGTTTCGACAACCTCTACGGCTCCGAAGAGCTGAAAGCCACCGTTGATGACCCAAACTACCGCAACGACTGGGGCTTCTACGATGACACGGTGCTGGACGAAGCGTGGAAAAAATTCGAAACGCTCTCTAAAGAGGGCAAGCGTTTCTCGCTGTTTACCCTCACCGTCGACACGCATCACCCGGATGGTTTTATCTCGCGCAGCTGCTCGCGTAAAAGCTATGAAATTGGCGGCAAGGCCAATCAGTCCTTTAGCGCTGTCAGTTGCAGCCAGCAGAACATTGCGGAATTCATTAACAGAATCAAAGCCTCGCCGTACTTTAAAAACACGGTAATTGTGGTCTCCTCCGATCATCTGGCGATGAAAAATACCGCCTGGGATTACCTTAATAAGCAGGATCGCAACAACCTGTTCTTCGTCCTGCGCGGCGACCAGCCTCAGCAGGAAGTGATGGCGCAAAAGCGTAACACCATGGATAACGGCGCAACGGTGCTCGATATTCTGGGCGGTGATAACTTCATCGGCCTTGGGCGCAGCAGCTTGTCGGGCGAATCGCTGTCGACCATTTTCCTCAATATGAAAGAGAAAGTGCTGGCGTGGAAACCGGATATCATCCGCCTGTGGAATTTCCCGAAAGAGATGAAAGATTTCACCATCGACTCGCAGAAAAACATGATCGCTTTCTCCGGCAGCCATTTCCGTCTGCCGCTGCTGTTACGCGTGTCGGAAAAACGCGTCGAGCCGCTGCCGGAAAGTGAATACTCTGCGCCGCTGCGCTATCAGCTAGCCGATTTTGCCCCGCGCGATAACTTTGTCTGGATTGACCGCTGCTACAAAATGGGCCAGCTATGGGCGCCGGAATTCGCGCTCTCCACCGACTGGTGCGTCTCGCAGGGGCAACTGGGCGGCGAACAAAAAGTACAGCACGTCGATAAAGCGCAGTGGAAAGGCAAAACGGCGTTCAAAGACACGGTGATCGACATGACGCGCTACAACGGTAACGTCGACACGTTGAAAGTGGTGGATAACGATATTCGCTACAAAGCCGACAGCTTTATCTTCAACGTCGCTGGTGCGCCGGAAGAGGTGAAGCAGTTTAGCGGCATTTCGCGCCCGGAAGCCTGGGGGCGCTGGTCCAACGCACAGTTGGGCAACGAAGTGAAGATTGAGTATCAGCATCCGCTGCCGAAGAAATTTGATTTGGTGATCACCGCGAAAGCGTTTGGTCAGAATGCTGATAAACCGATCCCCGTGCGCGTTGGCAATAGCGAGCAAACGCTGACGCTTGGGCACGATGTGACCACCACTACGCTGCACTTCGATAACCCGGCGCAGGCCAACACGCTGGTGATTGTTCCACCAGCGCCTGAGTCTACAAACGAAGGAAATATCCTCGGCCACTCCCCGCGTCAGCTGGGGATTGGGATGGTGGAGATTAAAGTGGTTGAGGCGCAGGGGTAA